The following are from one region of the Salvia hispanica cultivar TCC Black 2014 chromosome 1, UniMelb_Shisp_WGS_1.0, whole genome shotgun sequence genome:
- the LOC125202609 gene encoding putative late blight resistance protein homolog R1B-16, with protein MAAYGALVSVMQIIDSLQNHPNPPISIDPEQVESLTQVIKFFQDFLEGYPVHHDHPEDQDIWESRIAESAYYTGDVIESYIVDQIHARSKNDVENISSIQFYQDLQKAIENMNLIKIEIKEKMVVQDQLDIIKSVTTAVVDSPRSTSTATMVGFDDVFLQMLDKIIGGDPDLQIIPIVGMGGIGKTTLARSIYVSTDVQHHFDACAWCTISQEYNVWKILRKILYQVGKKYNRSELSEDELGLHVCKNLFGMRYLIVMDDLWNIEAWDEVRRFFPNNRSGSRIVVTTRLSNLAYELNHSNGLSMKFLDEYASWNLFSKIVFGQQSCPLELEDIGKSIVKGCHGLPLSVVVLGGLLSKSEQTKNSWGLYEKILSSIVTLDNDKSLLQLLYLSYNNLPVHLKPCFLYMGMCDEDEVIRISKSIPLLVAEGFVKPITGKSLEEVAKEYLEELVDRNLLIVEARNHYGKLKSCKMHDLLRDLCLREAQKTKFLCVLGEPRIQQGIDSHLHVESRSWENEYPTPLLHSLESASLVRSFFGKRPKSLSQKFSLLRVSDDFSEEEDRRDYYEEIFLGLVNLRYLVVNVNWNLPEIPSSVSFLWNLQTLNLCSIRRDYVFEIWKMPQLRHVITYGHQPNGAYCLPDPQSDREDMMLENLQTLFEVKNLKFGAEMLKRIPNIKKLKLYYEDISTEGNYYHLNNIRYLHKLETLRLRSLDRFDRNLEVSLPSSLKKLTLERTYLPWEDMYKIIGSLPHLQVLKLKKNSFIGSVWKTFEGQFSNLKFLLIENCDLKYWVTNNTHFPNLEHLVLRHIWWLQEIPSCIGDIPTLQTMKLVNCSDSVEGSTKQLKKLEEFGNKDLHLTILKKSDLLEEEFSSSMYRAITTAVESQKENVAESCVESEPISTSEGHEIKQQTTDEIEEEGIVLGHSKTEMSMSNFGSTHIVATHSSSADDSLPAIESRKENVAESCVESLESGMLNLADRDLHELSSKPDYADSMILFLQRNKRLTLIQPSFFNNMPELHFLDLSDTKIRILPSSLFKLSKLKVLLLRNCICLEKLQPEIGELKKMEVLDLSGTELYDLPVEISQLEHMKRMHLSFYGPDDESEYERLPCHLVSPSFLSEMKEIESLSISVHPEDHRWTEVAACIIKDINKLEMLSSLHFYFPQIKMFENFIKTSPSWNNKKKCLSKFDFTVGQDVKRIVSRVPDEVESMFSQQERCMRYVNGDKTSPLMKSVIIRATAFYLDHHTRVQSLSNFDISSFQSLKFCVVRECPKMQAILDEKNARGAFPCLEYLGIYFMWELRQIWKPPSQASRWNRIFKAPILVKNFEPLKYLMIKTCPKLRFIFWESMLQCLANLEELVVEDCEGVEKIIKEESKNANYQDNVLPRLRKLNLHYLPELVSLGCGVSMSEEKLSVYGCPNWKRA; from the exons ATGGCTGCATATGGCGCTCTAGTTTCTGTAATGCAAATTATAGATTCGCTTCAAAATCATCCAAATCCTCCTATTTCTATCGACCCAGAACAGGTTGAATCTCTCACCCAAGTAATTAAGTTCTTCCAAGATTTTCTTGAAGGCTATCCAGTCCACCATGACCACCCCGAAGATCAAGATATTTGGGAGAGTCGGATTGCAGAATCAGCTTACTATACTGGAGATGTTATTGAATCTTATATCGTGGATCAAATTCACGCTCGATCAAAAAATGATGTAGAAAACATCAGCTCCATTCAATTCTATCAAG ATCTGCAGAAGGCGATAGAAAACATGAATTTGATCAAGATtgagataaaagagaaaatggtAGTCCAAGATCAACTGGACATCATAAAGTCTGTGACCACTGCTGTTGTAGACTCACCAAGATCTACTTCCACGGCTACTATGGTTGGTTTTGATGATGTTTTCCTTCAGATGTTGGACAAGATCATTGGAGGAGATCCCGATCTCCAAATTATCCCGATTGTTGGAATGGGTGGGATAGGCAAGACCACTCTTGCTCGAAGTATCTACGTAAGTACAGATGTCCAACATCATTTTGATGCTTGTGCGTGGTGTACAATTTCTCAAGAGTATAAtgtatggaaaattctaagaAAAATTCTCTATCAAGTAGGCAAGAAGTATAATCGGAGTGAACTCAGTGAAGATGAATTAGGACTACATGTGTGCAAAAATTTGTTTGGGATGAGGTATTTAATTGTCATGGATGATTTGTGGAATATTGAGGCATGGGATGAAGTTAGGAGATTCTTTCCCAACAATAGAAGTGGGAGTAGAATAGTAGTGACTACTAGGCTATCTAACTTGGCATATGAATTAAACCACTCAAATGGTCTTAGCATGAAATTTTTGGACGAGTATGCTAGTTGGAacttattttccaaaattgtGTTTGGGCAACAAAGTTGTCCTCTTGAGTTGGAGGACATTGGAAAGAGTATTGTGAAAGGTTGTCATGGACTTCCGTTGTCGGTTGTTGTGTTAGGAGGACTCTTATCAAAGTCtgaacaaacaaaaaacagTTGGGGactttatgaaaaaattttgAGTTCAATTGTGACTTTGGATAATGATAAGAGTTTATTGCAACTATTATACCTAAGTTATAATAATTTGCCAGTTCATTTAAAACCATGTTTTCTTTATATGGGTATGTGTGATGAAGATGAAGTGATTCGTATCTCTAAATCCATCCCATTATTGGTTGCTGAGGGATTTGTAAAGCCAATTACTGGTAAAAGCTTGGAAGAGGTAGCAAAAGAGTATCTTGAAGAACTTGTTGATAGAAATCTCCTTATAGTTGAAGCACGCAACCACTATGGGAAACTAAAATCATGCAAAATGCATGATCTGTTGAGGGATTTATGTTTAAGAGAAGCTCAAAAAACCAAGTTTTTATGTGTGTTGGGAGAGCCAAGAATCCAACAAGGCATAGATTCACATCTTCATGTTGAAAGCAGGTCATGGGAAAATGAATATCCAACTCCACTTCTTCACTCCTTGGAATCCGCATCACTTGTCCGTTCTTTCTTTGGGAAACGGCCAAAGAGtttatcacaaaaatttaGCTTGTTGAGGGTATCAGATGACTTCTCTGAGGAAGAAGATAGGCGTGATTATTATGAGGAGATTTTTCTTGGGTTAGTTAACTTGCGCTATCTTGTTGTTAATGTTAATTGGAATTTACCCGAAATTCCATCATCGGTCTCTTTTCTTTGGAATCTGCAAACATTAAATTTATGCTCCATCCGACGTGATTATGTCTTTGAGATCTGGAAGATGCCTCAACTTAGGCATGTCATAACCTATGGACATCAACCTAACGGGGCATATTGTCTCCCTGATCCTCAAAGTGACAGAGAGGATATGATGTTGGAAAATCTACAGACACTTTTTGAAGTGAAGAATCTCAAGTTTGGTGCAGAGATGCTTAAAAGAATCCCCAATatcaagaaattgaaattatactATGAAGACATCTCAACGGAAGGAAATTATTACCATCTCAACAATATTCGTTACCTCCACAAACTTGAAACTCTTCGCCTTCGTAGCCTTGATCGTTTTGATCGAAATTTGGAGGTGAGCCTCCCGTCTTCCCTGAAGAAGTTGACATTAGAACGTACCTATCTTCCTTGGGAAGACatgtataaaattataggTTCATTGCCCCATCTTCAAGTTCTCAAGCTGAAAAAGAATTCCTTTATTGGGTCTGTGTGGAAAACGTTTGAAGGCCAATTCTCAAATCTCAAGTTCTTGCTGATTGAAAATTGTGATCTAAAGTATTGGGTGACAAACAACACCCACTTTCCAAACCTTGAGCACCTTGTTCTTCGCCATATATGGTGGCTGCAGGAGATTCCTTCATGCATTGGAGACATACCAACACTTCAGACAATGAAGTTGGTAAATTGTAGTGATTCTGTTGAGGGTTCAACTAAACAATTAAAGAAGCTAGAGGAATTCGGCAATAAAGACCTTCATCTGACCATTTTGAAGAAGTCCGATCTGTTGGAAGAAGAATTTTCTAG TTCCATGTACCGTGCAATCACAACAGCGGTTGAGTcacaaaaggaaaatgttgCTGAAAGTTGTGTAGAAAGTGAACCGATATCCACTTCAGAAG GACACGAAATCAAGCAGCAAACTAcagatgaaattgaagaagagGGCATTGTCTTGGGGCATAGCAAAACAGAGATGTCTATGAGTAACTTTGGTTCAACGCACATCGTTGCTACTCATTCAAGTTCTGCGGATGATTCTTTACCGGCTATTGAGTCGCGAAAGGAAAATGTTGCTGAAAGTTGTGTAGAAAGTCTAGAATCTGGCATGCTGAATTTGGCTGACCGAGACTTGCATGAGCTATCTTCGAAGCCAGACTACGCTGATTCAATGATCTTATTCCTACAGAGAAATAAACGTTTAACTCTCATTCAACCTTCATTTTTCAACAACATGCCAGAGTTGCATTTTCTAGACTTATCAGATACCAAAATCAGAATCTTACCTAGTTCACTTTTCAAGCTTTCGAAGCTTAAAGTCTTGTTGTTGAGGAACTGCATTTGTCTTGAAAAACTTCAGCCTGAAATAGGAGAACTCAAGAAAATGGAGGTACTGGATCTGTCTGGCACTGAGCTCTACGACCTCCCCGTTGAAATCAGTCAGCTTGAGCATATGAAGAGAATGCACCTTTCCTTCTATGGGCCGGATGATGAAAGTGAATACGAGCGTTTGCCTTGTCACTTGGTTTCTCCCAGTTTTCTATCAGAGATGAAAGAAATAGAATCATTAAGCATTAGCGTGCATCCTGAAGATCACCGATGGACAGAAGTTGCTGCCTGCATAATAAAGGATATCAACAAGTTGGAGATGTTGAGTTCTCTTCACTTCTACTttccacaaataaaaatgttcgaaaatttcattaaaacgAGCCCTTCatggaataataaaaagaagtgTTTGAGCAAGTTTGATTTTACTGTTGGCCAAGATGTGAAACGAATCGTATCTCGGGTCCCGGATGAAGTGGAATCAATGTTCAGTCAACAAGAGAGATGCATGAGGTATGTTAATGGCGATAAGACATCCCCGTTGATGAAAAGTGTTATCATCCGTGCCACAGCATTCTACTTGGATCATCACACTCGTGTCCAGAGCCTGTCTAACTTTGACATTTCTAGTTTCCAGTCACTGAAATTCTGCGTCGTGCGAGAATGTCCAAAAATGCAGGCTATTTTGGATGAGAAAAATGCTAGAGGTGCATTTCCATGTCTAGAATATTTGGGAATCTACTTTATGTGGGAATTGAGACAAATTTGGAAGCCACCGTCGCAAGCAAGTAGATGGAATAGAATCTTCAAGGCGCCTATACTTGTCAAAAACTTTGAACCTCTAAAATATCTTATGATCAAGACATGCCCAAAGCTACGATTCATATTTTGGGAATCAATGCTTCAATGTCTTGCCAACCTGGAGGAACTTGTTGTGGAGGATTGTGAAGGCGTGgagaaaataatcaaagagGAAAGCAAGAATGCGAATTACCAAGACAATGTCCTTCCGAGGTTAAGAAAACTCAACCTTCACTACCTACCGGAGCTGGTTAGCCTTGGCTGTGGTGTTAGCATGTCAGAAGAAAAACTCAGTGTTTATGGTTGTCCCAACTGGAAACGAGCATGA